The Desmonostoc muscorum LEGE 12446 genome includes a region encoding these proteins:
- a CDS encoding amino acid adenylation domain-containing protein encodes MIEKFDFTLIHKLVENQVEKSPQAVAVICQNEQLSYEELNQKANQVAHYLQKLGVKPEVLVGVCVERSLDMVIALLGILKAGGAYIPVDPSYPQERLEFMLEDSQMPILVTQKHLIKQLPRLENVRVVCIDTDWQVITQYSTENLHSKVTGENLAYTIYTSGSTGKPKGVQIKHRSVVNLLNSMQREPGLTAEDTLLAITTISFDMAVPDLYLPLVVGARIKLIERQVASDAAELAKVLSEPEVTFVQATPATWQLVLAAGWQGNKRLKILCGGEALMRSLANQLLEKGGSLWHMYGPTETTVWSMIYKVEPGSNSLPLGRPIDNTQIYLLEQPKRRENDPMKIAPIGTPGEVYIGGEGVARGYLNRPELNRDRFVHHPFSNEPEARLYKTGDLARYLPDGNLEFIGRIDNQVKIRGFRVELGDIERVLSQHPYIKETVVISKEDNFGNKRLIAYVVPNTHHEKLVSSQLIEQSYTEQIQQWEKVWSSTYSQFPEDWAGYNDSFTGLLIPANEVCEWVDDTVERILSLCPQRVLEIGCGKGLLLFRIAPYCSHYVGTDISAEAIHYIEQQLKNDPQHWSHVKVSDRAAHELAGLEPASFDTVIINSVIQYFPSVDYLLQAIEKSVKLVKPGGQIFIGDVRSLPLLETFHTAVQLGQATSSLSSHQLQQMIRERIFRDRELVLDPDFFPALKQRIPRISHVQTLLKRGHSQNELIRFRSDVILHIETDVYPDAEPLCWDWQQQDISIPQICKFLQEKQPKTLKIINVPNARVFRDVKAVELLASANQPPTVGQLKQTLWQIPEQTTVHPEEFWNISQYLPYKSHITWSELNTPDTYDVVLQSQLKATNQRAIVVLPEQPLELKPLSAYANNPLQVNQKTNLVPQLRTYLKEKLPDYMVPSAFVVMETLPLTPNGKIDRRSLPEPKKERPMLTEAYVPPSTLLENQLAEIWSQILGIEQVGVEDNFFELGGHSLLTVQLLAQVEEIVHIKLPLFYLLKEPTISGLIKSIDVLQNLDSMKPVEEFTKVDLLAQAVLDPTIRPEIPFVEPTTEPKHILLTGATGFLGAFLLHELLQQTSADIYCLVRASNFAEGRYKIQTNLERYMLWSGELNSRIIPLLGDLSRPFLGLNHQRFQELAHKLDLIYHSGAFVNLIYPYKALRATNVLGTQEILRLASLGKVTPVHFISTIDVLEPLIFNNPTPIPEDELLVDGEKLTRGYAQTKWVAEQLVMAAQSRGIPACIYRPGMISGHSQTGTYHINDLIARIIKGMIQLGTAPDLDQSINITPIDYASKAIVHLSRQRESLGKAFHIVNPHPLPWKKLVSEIRSFGYSIQLQPNEKWQTELLQLDISQENVLNPIKSLFTEKSSQTHMTYFEAFLLTAQAFDYQNTLNGLRETSIVCPPANTKLLSTYLSYFIQCGFLVPSLSNFEENRSTAKEWLGTATKWDDCSGISESNNCYQVAFSSLNE; translated from the coding sequence ATGATCGAAAAATTCGACTTTACGTTAATTCATAAATTAGTAGAAAATCAAGTTGAAAAATCTCCTCAAGCTGTCGCTGTTATTTGTCAAAATGAGCAACTAAGTTATGAAGAACTTAACCAAAAAGCGAACCAAGTAGCGCATTACTTACAGAAACTAGGAGTTAAACCAGAAGTTTTGGTTGGCGTGTGTGTAGAGCGATCGCTAGACATGGTGATTGCACTACTAGGCATTCTCAAAGCAGGTGGAGCTTATATACCTGTCGATCCTAGCTATCCCCAAGAACGCTTGGAATTTATGCTGGAAGACTCCCAGATGCCAATACTCGTGACTCAAAAGCATCTGATTAAGCAATTACCACGGCTAGAAAATGTACGGGTTGTGTGTATTGATACAGATTGGCAGGTAATTACTCAATACAGCACAGAAAATCTCCATAGTAAAGTAACTGGCGAAAATTTAGCTTATACCATCTATACTTCAGGTTCTACAGGTAAACCTAAAGGTGTTCAGATTAAACACCGCTCAGTAGTCAACCTCCTAAATTCCATGCAGAGGGAACCAGGACTAACGGCAGAAGATACGTTGCTAGCAATCACGACAATTTCCTTTGATATGGCAGTCCCAGACCTATATTTACCTTTGGTCGTAGGCGCTCGTATTAAGCTGATTGAACGGCAAGTAGCATCCGATGCGGCGGAACTTGCCAAGGTTCTATCTGAGCCAGAAGTCACATTTGTACAGGCAACCCCAGCGACATGGCAACTGGTTCTTGCCGCAGGCTGGCAAGGAAATAAAAGACTGAAAATATTATGTGGTGGAGAAGCCTTAATGCGATCGCTAGCCAATCAGCTGCTAGAGAAAGGAGGCTCTCTTTGGCATATGTATGGACCCACGGAAACTACTGTTTGGTCAATGATTTACAAAGTAGAACCTGGGAGCAATTCCTTACCTCTTGGTCGTCCCATTGATAACACACAAATCTACCTACTAGAGCAACCAAAACGCCGAGAAAACGATCCAATGAAAATAGCTCCTATTGGTACCCCTGGCGAAGTGTACATAGGTGGAGAAGGAGTTGCGCGAGGTTACCTCAACCGTCCAGAGTTAAATCGTGACAGGTTTGTTCATCACCCCTTCAGTAACGAACCCGAAGCACGCCTTTACAAAACCGGAGATTTAGCTCGCTATCTACCAGATGGAAATCTTGAGTTTATTGGTCGGATTGACAATCAAGTCAAAATCCGTGGCTTTCGCGTGGAATTAGGAGATATTGAAAGAGTTTTGAGCCAGCATCCATATATCAAAGAGACTGTTGTTATTAGTAAAGAAGATAATTTTGGTAATAAACGCCTGATTGCCTATGTTGTTCCCAATACTCACCACGAGAAATTAGTATCATCACAACTAATAGAACAGTCATATACTGAGCAAATTCAGCAGTGGGAAAAGGTTTGGAGCAGTACTTACAGTCAGTTTCCTGAAGATTGGGCTGGCTACAATGATAGTTTTACTGGTCTACTTATACCAGCAAATGAGGTGTGTGAGTGGGTTGACGACACTGTTGAGCGGATTCTTTCTTTATGTCCGCAACGAGTATTAGAGATTGGATGTGGAAAGGGACTACTTTTATTTCGCATTGCTCCTTACTGTAGTCATTACGTAGGTACAGATATTTCGGCAGAAGCTATCCATTATATAGAGCAGCAACTGAAGAACGATCCACAGCATTGGTCACATGTAAAGGTATCTGACAGAGCTGCCCATGAACTTGCAGGATTAGAACCAGCCAGCTTTGATACGGTGATTATCAACTCTGTGATTCAGTACTTCCCCAGTGTGGATTATCTGTTGCAGGCGATCGAGAAGAGTGTCAAATTGGTCAAACCGGGAGGGCAGATTTTCATTGGTGACGTTCGTAGTTTACCGTTACTAGAAACTTTTCATACCGCAGTTCAACTGGGCCAAGCTACTTCTTCTCTTTCCAGTCATCAACTCCAACAAATGATCCGGGAACGAATTTTCCGCGACAGAGAACTAGTGCTTGATCCAGACTTCTTTCCTGCTTTGAAGCAGAGAATTCCCCGTATTAGTCATGTTCAAACCTTACTTAAGCGAGGTCACTCTCAAAACGAACTTATTAGGTTTCGCTCTGATGTCATTCTTCATATTGAGACAGATGTCTATCCAGATGCAGAGCCTTTATGTTGGGATTGGCAACAACAGGATATATCAATACCACAAATCTGCAAATTTCTGCAAGAGAAACAACCAAAAACTCTCAAGATTATCAATGTGCCTAATGCTCGGGTTTTCCGAGATGTGAAGGCAGTGGAGCTGTTAGCGAGTGCCAATCAACCGCCAACTGTAGGACAGCTAAAACAAACCCTCTGGCAAATCCCTGAACAAACTACAGTACATCCAGAGGAATTTTGGAATATAAGCCAATATCTACCCTATAAGTCCCATATTACTTGGTCTGAGTTAAACACTCCAGACACCTATGACGTTGTGCTGCAAAGCCAGTTGAAAGCAACAAACCAAAGGGCTATTGTTGTCCTGCCGGAGCAACCATTAGAGTTAAAACCATTGAGTGCTTATGCCAATAATCCTCTTCAAGTAAACCAGAAAACCAATTTGGTTCCCCAACTACGTACTTACCTGAAGGAAAAACTACCTGACTACATGGTTCCTTCAGCATTTGTAGTTATGGAAACCCTACCCTTGACACCAAATGGGAAAATTGATCGGCGATCGCTCCCTGAACCTAAAAAAGAGCGACCCATGTTAACAGAGGCATACGTCCCACCTTCTACTTTACTAGAAAACCAGCTGGCTGAAATTTGGTCTCAGATTTTAGGAATAGAACAAGTTGGCGTTGAGGATAACTTTTTTGAACTTGGAGGACATTCTCTGCTGACAGTTCAGCTACTTGCTCAAGTAGAAGAGATCGTTCACATTAAATTACCCTTGTTCTACCTGCTTAAAGAACCGACGATATCTGGATTAATCAAATCCATTGATGTTTTACAAAATTTGGATTCTATGAAACCTGTTGAGGAATTCACAAAGGTAGACTTACTAGCCCAAGCCGTCTTAGACCCAACAATTCGCCCGGAAATACCGTTTGTTGAACCTACAACTGAACCAAAGCATATCTTGTTGACAGGCGCAACAGGTTTCTTGGGTGCTTTTCTCTTACACGAACTTCTGCAACAAACATCAGCAGATATTTACTGTCTTGTTCGTGCCTCTAATTTTGCAGAAGGTCGGTACAAAATTCAAACCAATCTAGAGCGTTACATGCTCTGGAGTGGCGAATTAAATTCCAGGATAATTCCCCTATTAGGCGATTTATCAAGACCTTTTTTAGGGTTAAATCATCAAAGGTTCCAAGAGTTAGCTCATAAGCTCGACCTAATTTATCATTCTGGGGCTTTCGTAAACCTGATTTATCCGTACAAGGCACTACGAGCTACCAATGTGTTAGGAACTCAAGAAATTCTCCGGTTAGCCAGTTTAGGCAAAGTCACCCCTGTCCACTTTATCTCCACCATTGATGTCCTTGAGCCTCTAATCTTTAACAATCCAACACCGATCCCAGAAGATGAACTATTGGTAGATGGTGAAAAACTAACTAGGGGTTATGCCCAAACTAAATGGGTTGCTGAACAGTTAGTAATGGCAGCCCAATCGCGCGGAATTCCTGCTTGCATCTACAGACCAGGAATGATCTCAGGTCATAGTCAAACAGGCACTTATCACATAAATGATTTGATAGCCAGAATCATCAAAGGCATGATTCAACTAGGAACTGCGCCCGATCTGGATCAATCGATCAATATAACTCCCATAGACTATGCCAGTAAAGCAATTGTGCATCTCTCAAGACAACGAGAATCGCTAGGGAAAGCCTTCCATATTGTCAACCCTCACCCATTGCCCTGGAAAAAGCTTGTGAGCGAAATCCGCAGTTTCGGCTACTCAATTCAATTGCAGCCAAATGAGAAATGGCAAACAGAGTTACTTCAATTGGATATCTCCCAAGAAAATGTTTTAAATCCTATTAAATCACTATTCACCGAGAAATCTTCTCAAACCCATATGACCTATTTTGAAGCTTTCCTACTAACGGCTCAAGCTTTTGACTATCAAAATACCCTCAATGGGCTTAGAGAAACTTCCATAGTTTGCCCACCCGCAAATACCAAGCTTTTGAGTACATACTTGTCTTATTTCATACAGTGTGGTTTTTTAGTACCTTCCCTTAGCAATTTTGAAGAAAATAGATCAACCGCTAAAGAATGGCTGGGAACAGCAACCAAATGGGATGATTGCAGCGGGATATCTGAATCCAACAACTGTTACCAAGTGGCATTTTCAAGCCTGAATGAGTAA
- a CDS encoding hybrid sensor histidine kinase/response regulator — MKIRKKLIHNSIGSRLFFYVLSGALVGLSAMSYFFYKAMESQAENEIRGNLSKQVKLIEGDLSRVEQSVNDISASVKTIQRQGIIKPETYKQLAFDLFQERSPLTMGLGFGQTDFQLAKDRQWYWPYFHVDQKAPNEIGQLLPAPHQDIRYVDVQQDNYSKQYYYTSVVASRKDIWLEPYQWYGLTLTTYTGPIFDDRNQLIGVTGIDISVTALGKQLKESVTRGEGYFVIVSEKGNLLAYPPDAKKAKSLATYKDIPELRDVWQQIETDDDGFIQTQGKYWVFQRVKSTNWLMLAVVPQSVVLVPVLSIAVGGALGAGLVLALVVTLFIRQLNNRLQPILEECQKLAEADAQRAIRLGQDSGVVVNSKQNYQSELQDADEIEILAQSFNQMASQLKESFEDLELRVAKRTAELQAAKEAADSASKAKSEFLANMSHELRTPLNGILGYAQILQGSKNLTAKQQKGISVISQCGSHLLTLINDILDISKIEAQKIELYPTNFHFPSFLQGIAEIFRMKAEQKNIQFIYVADEHLPIGIQADEKRLRQVLINLLGNAIKFTDQGFVKFIVQQEKLKSNNNGEPSIYRIRFQVEDTGVGMSDEELEKIFLPFEQVGDIKKQSQGTGLGLTISEKIVGIMGASLEVQSQLDQGSIFAFDVEVIEAREWAEKSKVFSQGTLVGFQGEKRKILIVDDRWENRSVVVNLLEPLGFDVIECGDGQEGLLKAAECRPDLIITDISMPVMDGFELIDRLRNDADLKYVKVIVSSASVYQTDIQNSLDAGGDDFLSKPVQAIDLLEKLQKSLNLQWIYAQNSESQNADVCDLEIDAQNPNFLSDKKQIIPPPSEALSKLYKLALQGRIKALQQELKQLTQEDNELNAFAQEIYQLSQEFQIEKIQYFIQEFIQKTEF; from the coding sequence ATGAAAATTAGAAAAAAACTCATACATAATTCTATTGGTTCGAGGCTATTTTTTTATGTTTTAAGCGGTGCTTTAGTAGGATTAAGTGCTATGTCATACTTCTTCTATAAAGCGATGGAAAGTCAGGCAGAGAATGAGATCAGAGGTAATCTAAGTAAGCAAGTTAAGTTGATTGAAGGAGATCTTTCTAGAGTAGAGCAATCTGTAAACGATATATCTGCTTCAGTTAAAACTATACAGCGTCAGGGAATCATCAAACCAGAAACCTATAAGCAATTAGCTTTTGATCTCTTCCAGGAACGTTCACCCCTGACTATGGGTCTTGGTTTTGGTCAGACTGATTTTCAGTTAGCAAAAGACCGTCAATGGTATTGGCCATACTTTCATGTTGACCAAAAAGCACCAAATGAAATAGGTCAGCTTTTACCAGCACCCCATCAAGATATTCGCTACGTGGATGTTCAACAGGATAATTACTCCAAACAATACTATTACACATCAGTTGTAGCATCCAGAAAAGATATTTGGTTAGAGCCATATCAATGGTATGGACTGACTTTGACAACCTACACAGGTCCTATCTTCGACGATCGTAATCAACTTATTGGTGTTACAGGAATAGATATTAGTGTGACGGCTCTAGGTAAGCAACTCAAAGAATCTGTAACTAGAGGAGAAGGTTACTTTGTAATCGTAAGTGAGAAAGGCAATTTGTTAGCATATCCACCCGACGCAAAGAAAGCTAAATCACTAGCAACCTATAAAGACATACCAGAGTTAAGGGATGTATGGCAGCAGATTGAAACCGATGATGACGGTTTTATCCAGACACAGGGTAAATACTGGGTATTTCAAAGAGTCAAAAGTACCAACTGGTTGATGCTAGCAGTAGTACCCCAGTCGGTTGTGTTAGTCCCAGTATTATCCATTGCAGTTGGCGGTGCCTTAGGTGCCGGTTTGGTACTAGCGTTAGTCGTCACTTTGTTTATCCGTCAACTCAATAACCGCTTGCAACCTATTCTTGAAGAGTGCCAGAAGCTGGCAGAAGCTGATGCCCAAAGGGCAATTCGTTTGGGTCAAGATTCTGGAGTGGTTGTTAATAGCAAGCAAAACTATCAATCTGAGTTACAGGATGCTGATGAAATCGAAATTTTGGCACAGTCCTTTAACCAAATGGCATCGCAATTAAAAGAGTCTTTTGAGGACTTGGAACTGCGAGTAGCGAAACGCACAGCCGAACTGCAAGCGGCCAAAGAAGCAGCTGATAGTGCTAGTAAAGCCAAAAGCGAATTCCTCGCCAATATGAGCCATGAATTACGCACACCTCTCAATGGTATTTTAGGTTATGCCCAAATCCTTCAAGGTTCAAAAAATCTCACTGCAAAACAGCAAAAAGGTATCAGTGTGATTAGTCAGTGTGGTTCCCATTTACTGACTTTGATTAATGATATTCTTGATATTTCCAAAATTGAAGCTCAGAAGATAGAACTGTATCCGACCAATTTTCACTTCCCTTCCTTTCTTCAAGGAATTGCGGAAATTTTTCGGATGAAAGCTGAACAAAAAAATATTCAATTTATCTACGTAGCTGATGAACATTTGCCTATAGGTATCCAGGCTGATGAAAAAAGGTTGCGGCAGGTTTTAATTAACTTACTAGGTAATGCTATCAAATTTACCGATCAAGGTTTCGTGAAATTTATAGTTCAACAAGAAAAATTGAAAAGCAACAATAATGGAGAACCATCAATCTATCGAATTCGTTTCCAAGTTGAAGATACTGGTGTAGGTATGTCCGATGAAGAATTAGAAAAAATATTTTTACCATTTGAGCAGGTCGGCGATATTAAAAAGCAATCACAAGGAACAGGATTAGGATTAACTATTAGTGAAAAAATTGTTGGCATCATGGGTGCTAGTTTAGAAGTGCAAAGTCAATTAGATCAAGGTAGTATTTTTGCGTTTGATGTAGAGGTAATTGAAGCAAGAGAGTGGGCAGAAAAATCTAAAGTTTTTTCCCAAGGAACTCTCGTTGGTTTCCAGGGTGAAAAACGAAAAATATTAATCGTAGATGACCGTTGGGAAAATCGCTCAGTGGTTGTTAATTTGCTCGAACCTCTAGGATTTGATGTTATAGAATGTGGTGATGGTCAAGAAGGTTTACTAAAAGCAGCCGAGTGTAGACCTGATTTAATTATTACCGACATTTCAATGCCTGTGATGGATGGTTTTGAATTGATAGACCGTCTACGAAACGATGCTGATTTAAAATATGTAAAAGTAATTGTTTCATCAGCCAGTGTATATCAAACTGATATTCAAAACAGTTTAGATGCAGGTGGTGATGACTTTCTTAGCAAACCTGTACAAGCAATTGATTTGCTAGAAAAGCTGCAAAAATCTCTAAACTTACAATGGATTTATGCTCAAAACTCTGAAAGTCAAAATGCAGATGTCTGTGATTTAGAAATTGATGCACAAAACCCAAATTTTTTATCTGATAAAAAACAAATAATACCTCCGCCATCAGAGGCTCTGTCTAAGTTATATAAACTTGCTTTACAAGGGCGGATTAAAGCTTTACAACAAGAATTAAAACAACTGACACAAGAAGATAATGAATTAAATGCATTCGCTCAAGAAATTTATCAATTATCTCAAGAATTTCAAATTGAGAAAATTCAATATTTTATTCAAGAATTTATTCAAAAAACTGAATTTTAA
- a CDS encoding hybrid sensor histidine kinase/response regulator: MHLSDTNVILIVDDIPTNLEVLSEALTDAGFDVAVATSGQSALRQVEYDLPALILLDVMMPGIDGFETCRRLKANANTKDIPIIFMTALSDSVDKVKGLSLGAVDYITKPFQQAEVLARVQVHVQLRNVTTALEEQNLRLKKEIDERIAAEAALQQLTQDLEQRVAERTKELSQALHTLQKAQVQLVQSEKLATLGQLVAGVAHEINNPVNFIYANIHHANYYIHNLIELIQLYRIQSPHSTADIQKKIKEIDLEFLIEDLPKLLSSMEIGAERISEIVKSFRTFSRHDESELKTVNIHEGIDSTLRILEHRLNPKLAHQTIHVTKQYGNLPKVECYAGKMNQVFMNILSNAIDALEEVIGTYDSFIPPTIWIHTHIFKEEYAVIRIIDNGPGISQEVQKRLFDPFFTTKPAGKGTGLGLSISYQIVTEQHGGSLSCISNPGKGTEFVIQIPLRQSVLSDYQWQVSPDLLESITHSELVPVSGSIHQNSGFRIGEF, encoded by the coding sequence ATGCATCTATCTGACACCAATGTAATTTTAATTGTTGATGATATTCCCACCAACTTAGAAGTACTTTCAGAAGCCCTAACAGATGCGGGATTTGATGTTGCAGTGGCAACTAGTGGTCAAAGTGCCCTCAGACAAGTTGAATACGATTTACCAGCATTAATATTGTTAGATGTAATGATGCCGGGAATTGACGGATTTGAAACCTGTCGGCGATTAAAAGCTAATGCCAATACCAAAGATATACCAATTATTTTTATGACTGCTCTTAGTGACTCTGTAGATAAAGTCAAAGGGTTGTCGCTAGGTGCTGTAGACTATATCACCAAGCCGTTTCAACAAGCAGAAGTATTAGCTCGTGTCCAAGTTCATGTACAACTGCGAAATGTAACCACAGCATTAGAGGAGCAAAATCTGCGTCTGAAAAAAGAAATTGACGAACGTATTGCCGCAGAAGCCGCTTTGCAGCAGCTGACTCAGGATTTAGAACAGCGGGTAGCAGAAAGAACTAAAGAACTTTCACAAGCTCTGCACACTTTACAAAAAGCTCAAGTGCAGCTTGTACAATCAGAAAAATTAGCTACTCTAGGCCAATTAGTTGCTGGTGTTGCTCATGAAATTAATAATCCAGTCAATTTTATCTATGCCAATATTCATCACGCTAATTACTATATCCATAACTTAATAGAACTAATACAGCTTTATCGAATTCAGTCTCCTCATTCCACTGCTGATATTCAGAAAAAAATTAAAGAAATTGACTTAGAATTCTTGATTGAAGATTTACCAAAACTTCTTTCGTCAATGGAAATCGGCGCTGAAAGAATTAGTGAAATCGTCAAGTCTTTTCGGACTTTTTCCCGCCATGATGAATCAGAACTGAAAACAGTAAATATTCATGAAGGTATTGACAGTACTTTGAGAATTCTCGAACATCGCCTGAATCCAAAATTGGCGCATCAGACTATTCACGTCACGAAACAATATGGTAATTTACCGAAAGTTGAATGCTATGCAGGAAAAATGAACCAAGTGTTTATGAACATCCTCAGTAATGCAATTGATGCTTTGGAGGAAGTAATAGGCACTTATGATTCTTTTATTCCCCCTACTATTTGGATTCACACGCATATTTTCAAAGAAGAATATGCTGTAATTAGGATTATTGATAATGGTCCAGGAATATCACAAGAGGTTCAAAAACGGTTATTCGATCCTTTCTTCACAACTAAACCTGCTGGTAAGGGTACAGGTTTAGGGTTATCGATTAGTTATCAAATTGTTACTGAACAACACGGTGGTTCATTGAGCTGTATTTCTAATCCAGGTAAAGGGACAGAGTTTGTAATTCAAATTCCACTCCGGCAGTCAGTATTATCTGATTATCAATGGCAGGTATCTCCAGACTTACTTGAATCGATAACACACAGTGAACTAGTTCCTGTTTCAGGAAGCATACACCAGAATTCAGGATTCAGAATTGGTGAATTTTGA
- a CDS encoding DUF29 domain-containing protein — translation MQTPTAKSANQNLYETDFYAWTQQQANLLRHHQWSQLDLSNLIEEIASLGRKERQELRNRLSVLIGHLLKWEYQPEQRSRSWLATIRVQRREILKLLSENPSLKPYLAELLQEAYENAKDLASGETNLPLSTFPGQCLYSLENIISDRFYPGASATDEIME, via the coding sequence ATGCAGACGCCAACAGCAAAAAGCGCGAACCAAAACCTCTATGAAACTGATTTCTACGCCTGGACTCAACAACAGGCTAACTTGTTGCGTCATCACCAATGGAGTCAATTGGATTTGTCCAATTTAATTGAGGAAATTGCGTCCTTGGGTAGAAAAGAACGTCAAGAATTGAGAAATCGCCTCAGCGTCTTGATTGGACATTTACTGAAGTGGGAATATCAACCAGAACAACGTAGTCGGAGTTGGTTGGCTACAATTCGCGTCCAACGGCGGGAGATTCTGAAGTTACTGAGTGAAAATCCTAGTTTAAAGCCTTATCTGGCAGAATTACTCCAGGAAGCCTATGAGAATGCGAAGGATTTAGCATCAGGTGAGACGAATCTGCCCCTGTCAACTTTTCCGGGGCAATGTTTATATTCATTGGAGAATATTATTAGCGATCGCTTTTATCCAGGTGCATCTGCAACCGATGAAATAATGGAATAA
- the guaA gene encoding glutamine-hydrolyzing GMP synthase: protein MNTAVTLPTEQAPQTLENFGRLNRQLIVILDFGSQYSELIARRIRETQVYSEVLSYRTTSAHLRQLNPKGIILSGGPNSVYGDNAPHCDPEIWNLGIPILGVCYGMQLMVNQLGGEVAKADRGEYGKASLYIDDPTDLLTNVEDGTTMWMSHQDSVTQMPPGFELLAHTENTPCAAIADHERKLYGVQFHPEVVHSVGGIALIRNFVYHICDCEPTWTTAAFVEESIREIRARVGEKRVLLALSGGVDSSTLAFLLYKAIGEQLTCVFIDQGFMRKYEPERLVKLFQEQFHIPVEYVNARDRFLTAISGITDPEEKRRRIGHEFIRVFEETSKRLGHFDYLAQGTLYPDVIESADTNVDPQTGERVAVKIKSHHNVGGLPKDLRFKLVEPLRKLFKDEVRKVGRSIGLPEEIVQRQPFPGPGLAIRILGEVTAERLNILRDADLIVRQEINQRGLYHDFWQAFAVLLPIRSVGVMGDQRTYAYPIVLRIVTSEDGMTADWARVPYDVLEVISTRIVNEVKGVNRVVYDITSKPPGTIEWE from the coding sequence ATGAATACAGCGGTGACTCTACCAACAGAACAGGCTCCCCAAACATTAGAAAATTTTGGACGGCTGAATCGTCAATTGATTGTGATTCTGGACTTCGGCTCCCAATATTCCGAGCTGATTGCCCGTCGCATCCGCGAGACTCAAGTATACTCTGAAGTTTTGTCCTATCGCACTACTTCTGCACATTTGCGCCAACTCAATCCTAAGGGAATCATCCTCTCTGGTGGACCGAATTCGGTTTATGGGGATAACGCTCCCCATTGTGACCCAGAAATCTGGAATTTGGGAATACCCATCTTGGGTGTTTGCTATGGGATGCAGCTAATGGTGAATCAACTCGGTGGGGAAGTGGCAAAAGCCGACCGGGGCGAATACGGGAAAGCATCATTATATATAGATGATCCCACAGATTTGCTCACCAATGTTGAAGATGGGACCACCATGTGGATGAGTCACCAAGACTCAGTTACCCAAATGCCACCAGGGTTTGAATTGCTGGCGCATACAGAAAATACCCCCTGTGCTGCCATTGCCGACCACGAAAGGAAACTTTACGGCGTGCAGTTCCATCCAGAGGTAGTACATTCAGTTGGCGGCATAGCATTAATTCGGAATTTTGTCTACCATATCTGCGATTGTGAACCCACTTGGACAACAGCGGCCTTTGTGGAAGAATCAATTCGGGAAATTCGCGCCAGAGTCGGCGAAAAGCGGGTGCTGTTGGCATTGTCTGGGGGTGTGGATTCTTCGACTTTGGCCTTCTTGTTATATAAAGCCATTGGTGAACAACTGACTTGTGTGTTTATCGACCAAGGCTTTATGCGGAAGTACGAGCCAGAGCGATTGGTGAAGCTGTTCCAAGAGCAGTTTCATATTCCTGTAGAATATGTGAATGCTCGCGATCGCTTTTTAACTGCCATTTCTGGTATTACAGATCCTGAAGAAAAACGTCGCCGCATCGGACACGAATTCATTCGGGTATTTGAAGAAACATCCAAACGTCTCGGTCACTTTGACTATCTGGCTCAAGGTACTCTTTATCCAGATGTCATCGAATCGGCTGATACCAACGTCGATCCCCAAACTGGTGAACGGGTAGCAGTGAAAATTAAGAGCCATCACAATGTCGGTGGTTTACCCAAAGACTTACGATTTAAATTGGTGGAACCACTGCGGAAACTATTTAAAGATGAAGTCCGCAAAGTTGGGCGTTCCATCGGTTTACCAGAAGAAATTGTTCAACGCCAACCTTTCCCTGGCCCTGGTTTAGCAATTCGCATTCTGGGTGAAGTCACCGCCGAACGGTTAAATATTTTGCGCGATGCCGATTTAATCGTGCGGCAAGAAATTAACCAACGCGGCTTGTACCACGATTTTTGGCAAGCATTTGCAGTGTTGCTGCCAATTCGTAGCGTTGGCGTCATGGGAGATCAACGTACCTACGCTTACCCCATTGTTTTGCGAATTGTCACCAGTGAAGATGGGATGACTGCTGATTGGGCAAGAGTGCCTTACGATGTACTGGAAGTGATTTCCACTCGAATTGTGAACGAAGTCAAAGGGGTGAATCGGGTGGTTTATGACATCACCTCCAAGCCGCCTGGAACCATTGAGTGGGAATAA